The Noviherbaspirillum saxi genome includes a window with the following:
- a CDS encoding helix-turn-helix transcriptional regulator, whose protein sequence is MRRADRLFQIAQYLRARRLTTARQLADWLAVSERTIYRDIRDLSLSGVPVEGEAGVGYRIKAGFDLQPLMFSPDEIDALVIGMRMVQAWGGPQLAASAVAALAKVTLALPREKRDFVEATALYAPAFHIDPLHGERLEAIRQAIGQRRKLQLEYADAGAAMSERVVWPLALYFFGGTWLIAAWCELRSDFRSFRLDRVRALATADSYPSHEGRRLADFVRSVQRSSTARPPPPIGPTTP, encoded by the coding sequence ATGCGCCGCGCCGACCGTCTGTTCCAGATCGCGCAGTACTTGCGTGCGCGCCGCCTGACCACGGCCAGGCAACTGGCCGACTGGCTGGCGGTGTCGGAGCGCACCATTTATCGCGACATCCGCGACCTGTCGCTGTCGGGCGTACCGGTCGAGGGCGAAGCTGGCGTCGGTTACCGGATCAAGGCCGGCTTCGATTTGCAGCCCCTGATGTTTTCCCCCGATGAGATCGATGCGCTGGTCATCGGCATGCGCATGGTGCAAGCCTGGGGCGGCCCCCAGCTCGCCGCCTCGGCCGTGGCGGCGCTGGCCAAGGTGACGCTGGCCTTGCCGCGCGAAAAGCGCGATTTTGTCGAAGCGACCGCGCTGTATGCCCCCGCCTTTCATATCGATCCCCTGCATGGCGAGCGGCTCGAAGCCATTCGGCAAGCCATCGGACAGCGTCGCAAGTTGCAGCTGGAATACGCCGATGCAGGAGCGGCGATGTCGGAACGCGTCGTATGGCCGCTGGCGCTCTATTTCTTTGGCGGTACCTGGCTGATTGCAGCATGGTGCGAGCTGCGCAGCGATTTCCGCTCGTTCCGCCTTGACCGCGTGCGTGCACTTGCCACCGCCGACAGCTATCCGAGTCATGAAGGACGGCGTCTTGCCGATTTTGTTCGCTCGGTGCAACGTTCCAGCACAGCGCGCCCTCCTCCGCCGATCGGGCCGACGACGCCCTGA
- a CDS encoding VOC family protein, translating into MQTKVNWFEIPSVDFKRAVGFYETIFDTRLKVEDIGSLPMGIFIDDQGQSVGCVAHGGYLVPNENGAVLYLDATPGLDAVLGRVQAAGGRVLMGKMALPRELGYIAHFVDTEGNRIALHAEH; encoded by the coding sequence ATGCAAACAAAAGTCAACTGGTTTGAAATCCCTTCCGTCGACTTCAAACGCGCTGTCGGCTTTTATGAAACCATCTTCGATACCCGCCTGAAAGTGGAAGATATCGGCAGTTTGCCGATGGGTATTTTCATCGACGACCAAGGTCAGAGCGTAGGCTGTGTCGCGCATGGCGGGTATCTGGTTCCCAACGAGAATGGCGCAGTGCTGTACCTCGATGCGACACCCGGTCTCGATGCGGTCCTTGGCCGGGTACAAGCTGCGGGCGGACGCGTGCTGATGGGGAAAATGGCACTGCCGCGCGAACTCGGATACATTGCGCATTTCGTGGATACCGAAGGTAATCGCATCGCGCTGCACGCCGAACATTAG
- a CDS encoding THUMP domain-containing class I SAM-dependent RNA methyltransferase, with amino-acid sequence MAHSYFCPCPRGLEAALAEEINEIAQHSKTLKVHNQVPGGVHCSGSLSDSYRINLHSRIASRVLLRIAQAGYANENDIYDLTLAQPWEEWFDVDHTIRVDLTAIKSPLKSLEFTTLKIKDAVCDRFRDLYQKRPSVNTRTPDMRIVGFLDAHSYTIYLDTSGEALFKRGWRQETGDAPLRENLAAGLLRVSGWTPGTVLFDPMCGSGTILIEAAQILAGIPPGSRRSFAFEKFFGFKPNEWQAIKDEVKPNALPRAPTLFGSDISGDMVVMARNNLANAGIQFDVPLKQIEAQEVKPPSGIPGVILTNPPYGERIGVRGDSTQAPDEMATAFYSAFSTTLKQRFPGWKVFLFTADLGLPKLLRLKESRKTPFFNGALECRLFRFDMVAGFNRREEAKPKTS; translated from the coding sequence ATGGCACATTCTTATTTTTGTCCCTGCCCGCGCGGGCTTGAGGCCGCGCTCGCAGAAGAGATCAACGAAATCGCTCAGCACAGCAAGACGCTGAAAGTTCATAACCAGGTACCGGGCGGCGTGCACTGCTCCGGCTCGCTGTCCGACAGCTATCGCATCAACCTGCATTCGCGCATTGCCTCGCGCGTGCTGCTGCGCATCGCGCAAGCCGGGTATGCCAACGAAAACGACATCTACGACCTGACGCTGGCCCAGCCCTGGGAAGAATGGTTCGACGTCGATCACACGATCCGGGTCGACCTTACTGCCATCAAGTCGCCGCTCAAGAGCCTGGAATTCACCACGCTAAAGATCAAGGACGCCGTGTGCGACCGCTTCCGCGATCTGTACCAGAAACGGCCCTCGGTCAATACCCGCACGCCGGACATGCGCATCGTCGGCTTTCTCGATGCCCACAGCTACACGATCTACCTCGATACCTCGGGCGAAGCGCTGTTCAAGCGCGGCTGGCGCCAGGAAACTGGCGATGCGCCGCTGCGCGAAAATCTTGCTGCCGGCCTGCTGCGGGTATCCGGCTGGACACCGGGCACGGTGCTGTTCGATCCTATGTGCGGCTCCGGCACGATACTGATCGAAGCGGCGCAGATCCTGGCCGGCATTCCACCGGGTTCGCGGCGCTCGTTCGCGTTCGAAAAGTTTTTCGGCTTCAAGCCCAATGAATGGCAGGCGATCAAGGACGAGGTCAAACCCAATGCCCTGCCCCGTGCGCCGACGCTGTTCGGCAGCGACATCTCGGGCGACATGGTGGTCATGGCGCGCAACAACCTCGCCAACGCCGGCATACAGTTCGACGTCCCGCTCAAACAAATCGAGGCGCAGGAGGTCAAACCGCCGAGCGGCATTCCCGGCGTCATCCTGACCAACCCGCCCTATGGCGAGCGTATCGGCGTGCGCGGCGACAGCACGCAAGCGCCGGACGAAATGGCGACTGCGTTCTACAGCGCATTCAGCACCACGCTCAAGCAGCGCTTTCCGGGTTGGAAGGTTTTTCTCTTTACCGCCGACCTCGGCCTGCCGAAATTGCTGCGCCTGAAGGAATCGCGCAAGACGCCTTTTTTCAATGGCGCGCTCGAATGCCGTTTGTTCCGCTTCGACATGGTGGCCGGCTTCAACCGGCGCGAAGAGGCCAAGCCGAAAACTTCCTGA
- a CDS encoding 2-hydroxychromene-2-carboxylate isomerase, translating to MAKVCEYFFAPQSPWAYLGHERFVALTKQYGVQIDLKPCDLGKVFNVSGGLPLAKRPPQRQAYRLVELKRWSEFLQIPLNLQPKFFPVPGDPAAKLIIATRLAHGTDAALHITGAIMHAIWAEERNVGDADTLAAIALECGHDGKALLKSSETASVQSEYDRYTDEAIAANVFGSPWYVVNGEGYWGQDRLDFVERAFKA from the coding sequence ATGGCCAAGGTTTGTGAATATTTTTTCGCGCCGCAATCGCCGTGGGCGTATCTGGGCCATGAGCGTTTCGTCGCGCTGACCAAGCAGTACGGCGTACAGATCGATCTGAAACCCTGCGATCTCGGCAAGGTATTCAACGTGTCCGGCGGACTGCCGCTGGCCAAGCGCCCGCCGCAGCGCCAGGCTTACCGCCTGGTGGAGCTCAAGCGCTGGAGCGAGTTCCTGCAGATTCCGCTGAACCTGCAGCCGAAGTTCTTCCCGGTCCCCGGCGATCCGGCTGCAAAGCTGATCATTGCCACCCGGCTGGCGCACGGCACTGACGCCGCATTGCATATCACTGGCGCGATCATGCACGCGATATGGGCGGAGGAAAGAAACGTCGGCGACGCCGATACGCTCGCGGCCATCGCCCTCGAATGCGGGCATGACGGCAAGGCGCTGCTGAAGTCATCCGAGACCGCCAGCGTGCAGAGCGAATACGATCGCTACACCGATGAAGCGATCGCCGCCAACGTATTCGGCTCGCCCTGGTATGTGGTCAATGGCGAAGGCTACTGGGGACAGGACCGTCTGGATTTCGTCGAACGGGCCTTCAAGGCATAG
- a CDS encoding CopD family protein — MLWVKALHIVFVASWFAGLFYLPRIFVNLAMETDATATTRLLLMARKLYRFMSILAIPALLLGLWLWLGYGIGKGPGNGWLHAKLTIVVLLIGYHHACGSLLKKFENGRNVRSHKWYRWFNEVPVIGLLLVTILVVVKPF; from the coding sequence ATGCTCTGGGTCAAGGCACTGCATATCGTATTTGTCGCTTCGTGGTTCGCCGGCCTGTTCTATCTGCCGCGCATCTTCGTCAATCTGGCAATGGAAACCGATGCGACCGCCACCACGCGCCTGCTGCTGATGGCCCGCAAACTGTATCGCTTCATGTCGATATTGGCGATTCCCGCCTTGTTGCTGGGCCTGTGGCTGTGGCTCGGCTATGGCATCGGCAAGGGCCCGGGCAACGGCTGGCTGCACGCGAAGCTGACCATCGTCGTGCTGCTGATCGGCTACCACCATGCTTGCGGTTCGCTGCTGAAGAAATTTGAGAACGGCCGCAATGTCCGCAGCCACAAATGGTATCGCTGGTTCAACGAAGTGCCGGTCATCGGTTTGCTGCTTGTAACGATCCTGGTCGTGGTCAAGCCATTCTAG
- a CDS encoding glutamate-5-semialdehyde dehydrogenase codes for MESLREFCIYKSQHMDIKHYMNEVGQRARKASRAMAKADTGAKNKALSLIAAAIRDQADALRAANQKDLEAARANGLAPALLDRLTLSDKAIATMAEGLEQIVALSDPIGEMSNMKYRPTGIQVGQMRVPLGVIGIIYEARPNVTVDAAGLCIKSGNATILRGGSEAIHCNQALAKLVKAGLAGAGLPEDAVQIIETTDRAAVGELITMPQYVDVIVPRGGKGLIERLMKESKVPMIKHLDGICHVYIDDKADIEKALKIGFNAKCHRYGTCNTMETLLVARGIAAQVLPKLAELYDTKEVELRGDDEARTILAAYPRLVAATEEDWSTEYLAPILSVKIVGDMDEAIEHINTYSSQHTDSIVTEDYSRAMRFLREVDSASVMINASTRFADGFEYGLGAEIGISNDKLHARGPVGLEGLTSLKYVVFGHGEVRE; via the coding sequence ATGGAGTCCCTCCGGGAATTCTGCATTTACAAGAGTCAACACATGGACATCAAGCACTACATGAACGAAGTTGGTCAGCGCGCACGCAAGGCATCGCGCGCGATGGCCAAGGCCGATACCGGCGCCAAGAACAAGGCGCTGTCGCTGATCGCCGCCGCCATCCGTGACCAGGCGGACGCCCTGCGCGCCGCCAACCAGAAAGACCTGGAAGCCGCACGCGCCAACGGCCTTGCGCCGGCGCTGCTGGATCGCCTGACCCTGTCCGACAAGGCAATCGCGACCATGGCCGAAGGCCTGGAACAAATCGTCGCGCTGTCCGACCCGATCGGCGAAATGTCCAACATGAAATATCGCCCGACCGGCATCCAGGTCGGCCAGATGCGCGTGCCGCTCGGCGTGATCGGCATCATCTATGAGGCGCGTCCGAACGTCACCGTCGATGCCGCCGGCCTCTGCATCAAGAGCGGCAACGCGACCATCCTGCGTGGCGGTTCCGAAGCCATTCATTGCAACCAGGCACTGGCAAAATTGGTGAAGGCTGGACTGGCCGGCGCCGGTCTGCCGGAAGACGCAGTACAGATCATCGAAACCACCGACCGCGCCGCCGTCGGCGAACTGATCACCATGCCCCAGTATGTCGACGTGATCGTGCCGCGCGGTGGCAAGGGCTTGATCGAGCGCCTGATGAAGGAATCGAAGGTGCCGATGATCAAGCACCTCGACGGCATTTGCCATGTGTATATCGACGACAAGGCCGACATCGAAAAAGCGCTGAAAATAGGGTTTAATGCAAAGTGCCATCGCTACGGCACCTGCAACACGATGGAAACCCTGCTGGTGGCGCGCGGCATCGCGGCGCAAGTGCTGCCGAAGCTGGCCGAACTGTACGACACCAAGGAAGTGGAATTGCGCGGCGACGATGAAGCGCGCACTATCCTGGCCGCCTATCCAAGGCTGGTTGCTGCTACCGAGGAAGACTGGAGCACCGAGTACCTCGCGCCGATTCTCTCGGTCAAGATAGTCGGCGATATGGATGAAGCGATCGAGCATATCAACACCTACTCGTCGCAGCATACCGATTCCATCGTGACCGAAGACTACAGCCGCGCGATGCGCTTCCTGCGCGAAGTCGACTCGGCGTCGGTGATGATCAATGCATCGACACGTTTCGCCGATGGCTTCGAATACGGATTGGGCGCCGAGATCGGCATTTCCAACGACAAGCTGCATGCACGCGGCCCGGTCGGACTTGAAGGATTGACTTCGCTGAAATACGTGGTGTTCGGCCACGGCGAAGTGCGGGAATGA
- the holA gene encoding DNA polymerase III subunit delta gives MQLRLDALDTHLAKSLAPLYVITSDEHLLALEAADKIRKAARARGYSEREVLIVERSFKWGELLAANQSQSLFGDRKLIELRIPTGKPGKDGGQAMQEYVGALNPDNVTLITLPKLDWQTQKAAWVAALQQTGVYIDIPLVERAQLPAWIGTRLAAQKQSADRQGIDFIADRVEGNLLAAHQELQKLALLYPEGKLAFEQVQDAVLNVARYDVFKLNEAMLSGDTARLVRMIEGLKGEGEALPLVLWAMAEEIRTLLKIKAGTAQGKSVGMLLKEYRIWGPRERLMEPALRRLKLSTLETALQEAAQIDKMVKGLRAKAFAGDAWDALLQLGLKVARG, from the coding sequence ATGCAATTACGGCTTGACGCACTCGATACGCATCTGGCGAAATCGCTTGCTCCACTATATGTGATCACCAGCGACGAGCATCTGCTCGCGCTCGAAGCCGCGGACAAGATCCGCAAGGCCGCGCGGGCGCGGGGATACTCGGAACGCGAAGTGCTGATCGTCGAGCGCAGCTTCAAGTGGGGCGAGCTGCTGGCGGCAAACCAGTCGCAATCCCTGTTCGGCGACCGCAAGCTGATCGAATTGCGCATCCCGACCGGCAAGCCCGGCAAGGATGGCGGCCAGGCGATGCAGGAATATGTCGGCGCGCTCAATCCGGACAATGTCACGCTGATTACGCTGCCGAAGCTGGACTGGCAGACGCAGAAGGCGGCCTGGGTGGCAGCGCTGCAGCAAACCGGTGTGTACATCGACATTCCTCTGGTCGAGCGCGCGCAGTTGCCGGCATGGATAGGGACACGGCTGGCCGCGCAGAAACAGAGTGCGGACAGACAAGGCATCGACTTCATCGCCGACCGGGTCGAAGGCAATCTGCTCGCCGCGCATCAGGAATTGCAAAAGCTTGCGTTGCTCTATCCGGAAGGCAAGCTAGCGTTCGAACAGGTGCAGGATGCAGTGCTGAACGTCGCCCGCTACGATGTGTTCAAGCTGAATGAAGCGATGCTGTCGGGCGACACTGCCCGCCTGGTGCGGATGATAGAAGGCTTGAAAGGCGAAGGCGAAGCGCTGCCGCTGGTGCTGTGGGCAATGGCGGAAGAAATCCGCACCTTGCTGAAGATAAAGGCCGGCACCGCGCAAGGAAAGTCGGTCGGCATGCTGCTCAAGGAATACCGGATCTGGGGACCGCGCGAGCGGCTGATGGAGCCGGCATTGCGGCGGCTGAAGCTGTCGACGCTGGAAACGGCGCTGCAGGAAGCGGCGCAAATCGATAAGATGGTCAAGGGATTACGAGCAAAGGCGTTCGCGGGGGATGCGTGGGATGCGTTGCTGCAGTTGGGGTTGAAGGTGGCGCGGGGGTAG
- the lptE gene encoding LPS assembly lipoprotein LptE, with protein MTRRAVLLLTLAAAATLSGCGFQLRGADGKSALPFKTVYIGVPESSPLGVELKRYIRASGNTAIVADPRQAEAIIDVLSEAREKATLSLNTQGRIREYSLYYRMRFRVKDSAEKELLPATEIILKRDISFNESQVIAKEKEEDLLYRDMQSDAVQQVLRRMAALKPA; from the coding sequence ATGACACGACGCGCGGTATTGCTTCTTACGCTGGCGGCCGCCGCCACGCTCTCGGGCTGCGGCTTCCAGCTGCGCGGCGCGGATGGCAAATCGGCCCTGCCGTTCAAGACGGTATACATCGGCGTGCCGGAATCGTCCCCCCTCGGTGTCGAGCTCAAGCGTTACATCCGGGCCAGTGGCAACACGGCTATTGTTGCCGACCCGCGCCAGGCTGAAGCGATCATCGATGTATTGAGTGAAGCGCGCGAAAAGGCGACGCTGTCGCTCAATACCCAGGGCCGCATACGTGAGTATTCGCTGTACTACCGGATGCGTTTTCGCGTGAAGGACAGCGCGGAAAAGGAATTGCTACCGGCCACCGAAATCATCCTGAAGCGCGATATCAGTTTCAACGAGTCGCAAGTGATCGCCAAGGAAAAGGAAGAAGACTTGCTGTATCGCGACATGCAGTCGGACGCGGTGCAACAGGTGTTGCGCCGCATGGCTGCGCTCAAGCCGGCCTGA